From Watersipora subatra chromosome 2, tzWatSuba1.1, whole genome shotgun sequence, one genomic window encodes:
- the LOC137386843 gene encoding dystroglycan 1-like — protein MRRIILLVLALLSRQCTGEEARVLSDTTALVDRLFTYQIASGDKDAKYISVVEQGADKLPDWLSYNADSGILEGVPTLTDKGTFVLSAAGDLFALTVRDSREDEVARQLHSAESSLLCKPQDSVTRVTVALNTDNDGLIPSQRVRLIEETSKHLSVSKEHLSFRAERQGDMLDQSAALVSGLGDQKRKSSQLGSVLYWVVGCGAVKSHQMEILERLEATAKNGSLGQAIGSGISSWQVTISKPRSAGKRRLKREVVATQTPTPEDLAEIATTGLNGRVTATVTASALTTSKESDTPLSTHAPASVANSLTIKTSSISSTSTITTTPTTTPTTTPTTTPTTTPTTPPTTTPTTTPATTPTTTPTTTTTPTSTTTPTTTPTTTPTTTPTSTTTPTTTTLMTTTTPTTTLMTTTTSTTTPTTTSLTLLPEEKDTTDDMPSSTLLRVTRSTMPTTPLLPHPPTPPPTPNIFTQPVTSSHLADTQTRDVTVTRAAEKTEAPSVSTLPPPPPTPAPPPYVNKRPRLKDDTASPLKLHMISGELFEHSLPSDLFYDPDGDPITFSLLNMMANSPPEWFLVDLIGTQLIALPLLEHGTSKFILRAQDSKGLSADLQITVKVKQQHMTDITQLYKMTLGRPFTATTPQLIELVKFLGSTLEPERKIKIKSVKSKDNQAEVVEFGISHDAERSCDIQVNRKDLQTLRSYDSIALTEYGKDREVAIVGVRSEPLSPCQNMPPVLTSNVRLQQTFTQKLAAAQGVLFDVDVPKDLFVDEEDINLDYMSLRLDTQGVELTETSWIYLSNASLTLLGLPWDIQPPRSFQYSLTATDSGGLTATFDIEMRVITNTAALEPTNVFAITLEENFSKFANNRHGQILLYTLLNKVFTDSNTPVLTLSSISKGSVIIEYSIMDTRSGPGGKFGCDNLLSHVNKVFDSNGEGRSSFAAALAPYQLKKVSFVAEGSCKGVIEPLEAEFKTTSGPSIVDPDPIKPVYIIIIVVVVLAIIIIVVIIVLVVMCCKKRANLDISKTNGTYIETGVPVVFDEDIKSLDDNEPTATEPLLEESMPKPPAYPQNGGAESMPLNASAADEQRFPTPPLSEHDNMDR, from the exons ATGAGACGAATCATTCTTCTGGTGTTGGCGCTTCTTTCTAGGCAGTGTACTGGGGAGGAAGCTCGAGTGCTATCAGACACAACAGCACTGGTTGATAGGCTGTTTACTTACCAAATAGCATCTGGTGATAAAGATGCTAAATATATATCA GTTGTTGAACAAGGAGCTGACAAATTGCCAGACTGGCTCTCGTACAACGCTGACTCTGGCATACTCGAGGGTGTGCCTACGCTGACAGACAAGGGGACCTTTGTACTTTCCGCTGCCGGAGATTTATTTGCATTAACTGTGAGAGACAGTAGAGAGGATGAAGTTGCTAGACAGTTGCATTCTGCTGAGTCTTCTTTGTTGTGTAAACCTCAGGACTCTGTTACAAGAGTAACCGTAGCCCTAAATACTGACAATGACGGTCTTATTCCCTCGCAGCGGGTAAGACTAATAGAAGAGACGAGCAAGCATTTGTCCGTCAGCAAAGAACATCTTTCGTTCCGAGCTGAAAGACAAGGAGATATGTTAGACCAGTCGGCAGCACTAGTCTCTGGTTTAGGAGATCAGAAAAGGAAATCATCACAGCTAGGTTCAGTACTCTACTGGGTGGTCGGATGCGGAGCGGTCAAGTCTCATCAGATGGAGATATTAGAACGACTTGAAGCCACAGCTAAAAATGGCTCGTTGGGTCAGGCCATTGGCAGCGGTATCAGCTCTTGGCAGGTGACAATTAGCAAACCCCGGTCTGCGGGTAAACGGAGACTGAAGAGAGAAGTGGTGGCAACGCAGACGCCAACACCAG aagacctggcagagatAGCTACCACTGGACTTAATGGAAG GGTGACGGCAACAGTTACAGCGTCAGCATTGACTACGTCTAAGGAAAGTGATACTCCTCTCTCGACTCATGCTCCAGCGAGTGTGGCCAATTCACTTACCATTAAAACTAGTTCTATCTCAAGTACATCTACAATCACGACCACTCCCACGACCACTCCAACGACCACTCCTACGACCACTCCCACCACCACTCCCACCACCCCTCCCACGACCACTCCCACCACCACTCCCGCCACCACTCCCACCACCACTCCCACGACCACTACCACTCCAACGTCCACGACCACTCCCACCACCACTCCAACGACCACTCCCACCACCACTCCAACGTCCACGACCACTCCCACCACTACTACTCTAATGACCACAACCACTCCCACCACTACTCTAATGACCACAACCACTTCAACAACCACTCCCACGACCACTTCTCTAACCTTGCTTCCAGAAGAAAAAGACACAACTGATGATATGCCATCATCCACTCTCTTACGTGTCACACGATCAACTATGCCAACCACACCACTGCTCCCCCACCCTCCTACACCCCCACCCACTCCTAACATTTTTACCCAACCAGTCACATCATCTCACCTGGCTGACACTCAGACACGAGACGTGACTGTGACTCGTGCAGCGGAGAAGACCGAGGCTCCGTCTGTCTCAACA CTGCCGCCTCCACCTCCTACACCAGCGCCGCCTCCCTATGTGAACAAGAGACCTCGTTTGAAGGATGACACTGCCTCGCCTCTTAAGCTGCATATGATCAGCGGTGAGCTGTTCGAGCATTCGCTTCCATCCGACCTCTTCTATGACCCT GATGGAGATCCTATTACCTTTTCTCTGCTCAATATGATGGCCAATTCCCCACCCGAGTGGTTTCTGGTTGATTTGATTGGTACACAGCTGATAGCATTACCTCTGCTTGAGCACGGCACTAGCAAGTTTATTCTCAGAGCTCAAGACAGCAAAGGACTTTCTGCCGACCTTCAGATAACAGTTAAAGTAAAGCAGCAACACATGACAGACATAACACAA CTGTACAAGATGACCTTAGGCCGACCTTTCACCGCTACTACACCCCAACTTATCGAGCTTGTCAAGTTCTTAGGCAGTACCTTGGAGCCTGAAAggaaaatcaaaataaaaagtgtTAAATCTAAGGATAACCAAGCTGAAGTTGTAGAATTCGGAATATCACATGACGCTGAACGCTCATGTGATATTCAGGTCAACAG AAAAGATCTGCAGACGCTAAGGTCTTATGATTCAATAGCGTTAACCGAGTATGGAAAAGACAGAGAGGTAGCCATTGTTGGTGTGAGAAGTGAGCCATTGTCACCATGTCAAAACATGCCTCCGGTCCTGACAAGCAATGTTCGTTTACAGCAAACATTTACACAGAAGCTGGCAGCTGCTCAAGGAGTCCTGTTTGATGTTGATGTGCCAAAGGATTTATTTGTAGATGAG GAGGATATCAACTTGGATTACATGAGCCTCAGGCTGGACACACAAGGAGTGGAGCTAACAGAGACGAGCTGGATATATTTGAGTAACGCTAGCCTAACTCTCTTAGGTCTGCCGTGGGATATTCAGCCTCCCCGTTCTTTTCAATACAGCCTTACAGCAACAGATTCTGGTGGTCTCACTGCCACCTTTGATATTGAAATGCGAGTTATCACAAACACGGCGGCTCTTGAACCAACAAATGTATTCGCTATCACACTTGAAGAAAACTTCTCCAAGTTTGCTAACAACCGTCATGGTCAGATCTTACTCTACACGCTGCTCAATAAAGTCTTCACTGACAGCAACACTCCAGTTCTTACTCTGAGTTCTATCTCTAAAGGCTCTGTAATTATAGAATATAGTATCATGGACACCCGCAGTGGTCCTGGAGGAAAGTTTGGCTGTGACAATCTGTTATCTCATGTAAATAAAGTGTTTGACAGTAATGGTGAAGGAAGAAGTTCGTTTGCAGCAGCCTTGGCTCCTTATCAACTAAAGAAGGTTTCATTCGTAGCTGAAGGTTCGTGTAAAGGAGTGATTGAACCATTAGAAGCTGAGTTCAAAACAACGAGTGGACCGTCAATCGTTGACCCTGACCCGATAAAACCTGTCTATATTATAATTATCGTGGTGGTAGTGCTTGCCATTATCATCATTGTTGTCATCATTGTTCTCGTCGTGATGTGTTGCAAAAAGCGTGCAAACCTTGACATTAGTAAAACTAATGGTACTTATATAGAAACAGGGGTACCTGTTGTATTCGATGAAGATATCAAATCGCTTGATGACAATGAGCCAACTGCTACCGAGCCGCTTTTGGAGGAATCTATGCCCAAGCCTCCTGCATATCCTCAAAATGGTGGCGCGGAAAGCATGCCCTTGAATGCATCAGCAGCTGATGAACAGAGATTTCCGACCCCTCCTTTGAGCGAGCATGACAACATGGATCGGTAG